In the genome of Rhizobium etli 8C-3, one region contains:
- a CDS encoding septal ring lytic transglycosylase RlpA family protein encodes MKNISRSIVAAVAIAASSFILPSEGFAAAGCGGASWYALHSKTASGERMNPAILTAAHRSLRFGTKLRVTNRNNGRSVIVRVNDRGPFIRGRVLDLSRAAAQNIGMVRSGTAKVCYEVVTAS; translated from the coding sequence TTGAAGAATATCAGCCGCTCTATAGTCGCTGCCGTAGCTATTGCAGCTAGTTCTTTCATCCTTCCTTCCGAAGGTTTTGCTGCGGCCGGATGTGGTGGTGCTTCGTGGTACGCACTGCATTCCAAAACAGCTTCCGGCGAACGTATGAATCCTGCCATTTTGACTGCCGCTCACCGTTCGCTCCGCTTCGGCACGAAGCTTAGGGTAACCAACCGCAATAATGGCCGCAGCGTTATCGTTCGGGTCAATGACCGTGGCCCGTTCATCCGCGGCCGTGTTCTCGACCTTTCGCGCGCTGCCGCACAGAACATCGGCATGGTCCGCTCCGGTACCGCCAAAGTCTGCTACGAAGTCGTCACGGCCAGCTGA
- a CDS encoding undecaprenyl-diphosphate phosphatase, with translation MADIFSALVLGLIEGLTEFIPVSSTAHVLLAGHFLGFRSPGNTFVVLIQLGAILAILLVYFKRLLSLALALPRSARARHFVLAVLFGFLPAAVIGAMAHDFIKNVLFETPMLICVVLILGGLVLLAVDKIQFKPKYHDVTEFSLPMALKIGFFQCLAMIPGTSRSGATIVGALLMGADKRSAAEFSFFLAMPTMVGAFALDLYENRNVLSFDDGMLIVIGFVAAFVSALFVVRALLDFVSIRGYAPFAWWRIFIGAAGLVGLTLFG, from the coding sequence ATGGCTGATATCTTTAGTGCGCTCGTTCTAGGCCTCATTGAAGGCCTTACTGAATTCATACCGGTTTCCTCGACCGCCCATGTCCTGCTGGCAGGACATTTCCTGGGCTTTCGCTCGCCGGGCAATACATTTGTCGTTCTCATCCAGCTCGGCGCGATCCTTGCCATTCTTCTCGTCTATTTCAAACGGCTGCTGAGCCTGGCGCTTGCGTTGCCGCGCAGCGCGCGGGCGCGGCATTTCGTCCTTGCCGTACTCTTTGGTTTTCTGCCTGCCGCCGTCATCGGCGCAATGGCGCACGACTTCATCAAGAACGTGCTCTTCGAAACGCCGATGCTGATCTGCGTCGTCCTCATCCTTGGCGGCCTCGTCCTGCTTGCCGTCGACAAGATCCAGTTCAAGCCGAAATATCACGATGTGACGGAGTTCTCCCTGCCGATGGCGCTGAAGATAGGTTTCTTCCAATGCCTGGCAATGATCCCTGGGACATCCCGCTCCGGCGCGACGATCGTCGGCGCATTGCTGATGGGTGCCGACAAGCGCTCTGCGGCCGAATTCTCGTTCTTTCTCGCCATGCCGACGATGGTCGGCGCCTTCGCTCTGGATCTATACGAAAACCGCAATGTGCTGAGCTTCGATGACGGAATGCTCATCGTCATCGGATTCGTGGCGGCTTTCGTCTCGGCGCTATTCGTCGTGCGCGCACTGCTCGACTTCGTCTCGATCCGGGGCTATGCGCCCTTCGCCTGGTGGCGAATCTTCATTGGCGCGGCAGGCCTCGTCGGCTTGACGTTGTTCGGTTGA
- a CDS encoding DUF1330 domain-containing protein, whose protein sequence is MAKGYWIAHVDVRDPERYKDYVAAAKPAFEKYGANFLARGGSITELEGKSRARNVVIEFPSMQAAVDCYNSPEYQIAARIRQQAADAEMMVVEGI, encoded by the coding sequence ATGGCAAAAGGGTATTGGATTGCACACGTCGATGTTCGCGATCCCGAGCGCTACAAGGACTACGTCGCGGCAGCAAAGCCGGCCTTTGAAAAGTACGGTGCAAACTTCCTCGCCCGCGGTGGTTCAATCACCGAACTCGAAGGTAAATCGCGAGCCCGAAACGTCGTCATCGAGTTCCCATCCATGCAGGCTGCGGTCGATTGCTACAACTCGCCGGAATACCAGATCGCTGCCCGGATCCGCCAGCAAGCTGCCGACGCGGAAATGATGGTCGTAGAAGGCATCTGA
- a CDS encoding complex I NDUFA9 subunit family protein, whose amino-acid sequence MTLANLPPLVTVFGGSGFLGRHIVRSLAKRGYRIRVAVRRPDLAGFLQPLGNVGQISFVQANLRYRNSVDRAVEGADVVINCVGVLFETGRNTFDAVQEFGARAVAEAARASGAKLIHISAIGADAHSDSSYARTKGRAEAAILSIKKDAIIFRPSIVFGPEDGFFNKFAEIARLSPVLPLIGGGKTKLQPVYVEDVAEAVARAVEGKAASGTIYELGGPEVLTFRECLQIMLKITARKNRLVSIPFSLASLIGSIASLVPFVKPPITPDQVRLLKRDNVVSTKAEADGLTLKALGVTPTMVTSVLPSYLVHYRPHGQYTGSGKAA is encoded by the coding sequence ATGACCCTTGCCAATCTGCCGCCGCTCGTGACCGTGTTCGGAGGCTCTGGCTTTCTGGGCAGGCATATTGTGCGCTCCCTCGCAAAGCGCGGCTATCGCATCCGCGTCGCGGTGCGCCGGCCGGATCTCGCAGGCTTCCTGCAGCCGCTCGGCAACGTCGGCCAGATTTCTTTTGTCCAGGCGAACCTGCGATATCGCAATTCGGTCGATCGCGCCGTCGAGGGTGCCGACGTCGTCATCAACTGTGTCGGCGTGCTCTTTGAGACGGGGCGCAACACCTTCGATGCAGTGCAGGAATTCGGTGCACGCGCCGTGGCGGAAGCCGCCCGGGCATCCGGCGCGAAGCTCATCCATATTTCTGCAATCGGCGCCGACGCCCATTCGGATTCCAGCTATGCCCGCACCAAGGGCCGCGCGGAGGCGGCAATCCTTTCGATCAAGAAGGACGCCATAATCTTCCGTCCCTCCATCGTTTTCGGGCCGGAAGACGGGTTCTTCAACAAATTTGCGGAGATCGCTCGCCTTTCGCCGGTGCTTCCCCTCATCGGTGGCGGCAAGACGAAGCTGCAGCCGGTCTACGTGGAGGATGTGGCAGAAGCCGTGGCACGCGCCGTCGAGGGCAAGGCTGCGAGCGGAACGATCTATGAACTGGGGGGTCCCGAAGTGCTCACCTTCCGAGAGTGCCTTCAGATCATGCTGAAGATCACCGCCCGGAAGAACCGGCTGGTTTCCATCCCCTTCAGTCTCGCGTCGCTGATCGGCAGCATCGCTTCGCTCGTCCCATTCGTTAAGCCTCCGATCACGCCCGACCAGGTCCGCCTGCTGAAGCGCGACAATGTCGTTTCAACGAAGGCCGAAGCGGATGGCCTCACGCTGAAGGCCCTCGGCGTCACGCCGACAATGGTGACCTCCGTACTGCCGTCGTATCTGGTGCATTATCGCCCGCACGGCCAGTACACGGGTTCGGGAAAAGCAGCCTGA
- the queG gene encoding tRNA epoxyqueuosine(34) reductase QueG, whose protein sequence is MPERIADDKERKRRDSLTAFVRAEAAKLGFELCRITRPDSIPEAKERLGEFIDAGRHGTMEWMAETRDRRGDPRTLWSDVKSIVVFGLNYGPGEDPRHILETPDKAAISVYARNRDYHDVIKGRLKEIATRFAARAGADVKVFVDTAPVMEKPLAAAAGLGWQGKHTNLVSRSHGSWLFLGSMFTTADLNIDDAEIDHCGSCRACLDACPTNAFPAPYQIDARRCISYLTIEHKGPIDVEFRPLIGNRIYGCDDCLAACPWNKFAASASEMKLQARDDLKEPSISFLLTLDEAAFRTFFSGSPVKRIGRDRFIRNVLIAAGNSGDQSLADQCRRLATDASADVRGMAIWALSRLMEPGEFGDFAAQRPDETDAGVLAEWQLAGVM, encoded by the coding sequence ATGCCCGAACGGATAGCAGACGATAAAGAACGCAAGCGCCGCGACAGTTTGACCGCCTTTGTTCGTGCCGAGGCGGCAAAGCTCGGCTTTGAGCTCTGTCGCATCACGCGGCCCGATTCGATACCAGAAGCGAAGGAACGGCTTGGCGAATTCATCGACGCCGGACGTCACGGCACGATGGAATGGATGGCTGAGACGCGCGATCGCCGCGGCGATCCTCGCACGCTCTGGAGCGATGTGAAATCCATCGTCGTCTTCGGCCTCAATTACGGCCCCGGGGAAGACCCACGCCATATTCTCGAAACTCCGGACAAGGCGGCGATCTCAGTCTATGCGCGCAATCGCGACTATCACGACGTCATCAAGGGACGGCTCAAGGAGATCGCCACTCGCTTTGCAGCACGGGCAGGTGCCGACGTCAAAGTCTTTGTCGACACTGCACCCGTGATGGAAAAGCCACTCGCCGCGGCAGCGGGCCTCGGCTGGCAGGGCAAGCATACCAATCTGGTCAGTCGCAGCCACGGGTCCTGGCTTTTCCTTGGCTCGATGTTCACGACGGCCGATCTCAATATTGACGACGCCGAGATCGATCACTGCGGCTCGTGCCGCGCCTGCCTCGATGCCTGTCCGACCAATGCATTCCCGGCGCCGTATCAGATCGACGCTCGGCGCTGCATCTCATACCTGACGATCGAGCACAAAGGCCCAATCGACGTCGAATTCCGGCCGCTGATCGGCAACCGGATCTATGGTTGCGACGACTGCCTCGCCGCCTGTCCGTGGAACAAGTTTGCTGCATCGGCATCCGAAATGAAGCTGCAGGCCCGTGACGACCTGAAAGAGCCGTCGATTTCCTTTCTCCTGACGCTGGATGAGGCGGCTTTCCGGACTTTCTTCAGCGGTTCGCCGGTCAAGCGCATCGGCAGAGACCGCTTTATCCGCAATGTGTTGATCGCCGCCGGCAATTCCGGTGATCAGAGCCTTGCCGATCAATGCCGAAGGCTCGCCACCGACGCGTCTGCGGATGTTCGCGGCATGGCAATCTGGGCGCTTTCGCGATTGATGGAGCCTGGTGAATTCGGAGACTTTGCGGCACAAAGGCCGGATGAGACTGATGCGGGCGTACTTGCAGAATGGCAATTGGCGGGGGTGATGTGA
- the pyrF gene encoding orotidine-5'-phosphate decarboxylase: MNARERLIVGLDVPTLGEAEQLVSTLGDDILFFKIGYQLAFAGGLEFARDLARSGKKIFLDMKLLDIDNTVASGVENIVTMGMSMLTLHAYPKAMKAAVEAAKGSDLCLLGVTVLTSMDEQDLLAAGYEYDPHTLVLRRAEQALLAGMGGVVCSAEESAAVRKIVGPRMAVVTPGIRPAGSERGDQKRVMTPADALRAGSSHLVVARPIVRAPDPKEAACAILAEMEAVL; this comes from the coding sequence ATGAACGCACGCGAGCGGTTGATCGTCGGACTCGATGTTCCGACACTTGGCGAGGCCGAACAGCTCGTCTCGACGCTCGGCGACGACATTCTCTTCTTCAAGATCGGCTATCAGCTCGCCTTCGCCGGCGGTCTGGAATTCGCTCGCGATCTCGCACGAAGCGGCAAGAAGATCTTCCTCGACATGAAGCTGCTCGATATCGACAACACGGTCGCCTCCGGCGTCGAGAATATCGTGACGATGGGAATGTCCATGCTGACGCTCCATGCTTACCCCAAGGCGATGAAGGCTGCCGTCGAAGCGGCAAAGGGTTCCGATCTATGCCTGCTCGGGGTCACCGTCCTTACCTCGATGGACGAACAGGATTTACTGGCCGCAGGTTACGAATACGACCCACATACACTGGTGCTGCGCCGTGCCGAACAGGCGTTGCTCGCTGGCATGGGCGGCGTCGTCTGCTCCGCCGAAGAATCCGCCGCCGTCCGGAAAATCGTCGGACCTCGCATGGCCGTCGTTACCCCCGGCATTCGCCCGGCTGGTAGCGAAAGGGGTGATCAGAAGCGTGTCATGACGCCCGCCGATGCCCTGAGGGCCGGCTCGAGCCATCTCGTCGTCGCCCGCCCGATCGTCAGGGCGCCCGATCCGAAGGAAGCGGCATGCGCCATTCTTGCCGAGATGGAAGCCGTTCTCTGA
- a CDS encoding SDR family oxidoreductase, which produces MHVMIFGCGYSGTAIAKAFSVGTGRISGTTRSADKAELLRSQGIEAFIFEGENISAALLDAMASVTHLVQSIAPREAGDPLINLAGGQLGKMMPALQWIGYLSTVGVYGDHKGEWVSEETVCVPVSGRSKERLEAEGAWLALGKDLGIPAAILRLSGIYGPGRNAFVNLERGTARRLIKKDQVFNRIRVEDIAASARYLSDRSLGGLYNVTDDLPGPPQDVIVEAARLMGVEPPPEQPFETAALTPLARSFYGENKRVSNAKLKAAGYSFSFPNYPVSLAQLWQSGRWRG; this is translated from the coding sequence ATGCATGTGATGATTTTCGGCTGCGGTTATTCCGGCACGGCGATTGCCAAGGCGTTCTCAGTCGGAACCGGTCGCATTTCCGGCACCACCAGATCGGCAGACAAGGCTGAGCTCCTGCGCAGCCAAGGTATTGAAGCCTTCATTTTCGAGGGCGAGAATATCAGTGCCGCCTTGCTTGACGCCATGGCAAGCGTCACACACCTCGTCCAATCGATCGCGCCGCGGGAAGCAGGCGACCCGCTGATCAATCTCGCAGGCGGCCAGCTCGGCAAGATGATGCCGGCGCTTCAGTGGATCGGCTATCTTTCCACCGTTGGCGTATACGGCGACCACAAGGGTGAATGGGTCAGCGAAGAGACCGTCTGCGTTCCTGTGTCCGGGCGGTCGAAGGAAAGGCTCGAGGCAGAGGGTGCGTGGCTGGCGCTCGGCAAGGATCTCGGTATTCCGGCCGCCATACTGCGCCTGTCGGGCATCTACGGCCCGGGCCGGAATGCATTCGTCAATCTAGAACGGGGCACAGCCCGGCGCCTGATCAAGAAGGATCAGGTTTTCAATCGCATCCGCGTTGAGGATATCGCCGCATCGGCGCGCTACCTCTCGGACCGGTCCCTTGGCGGCCTATATAATGTGACCGATGACCTGCCCGGCCCGCCGCAGGACGTCATTGTCGAAGCAGCGCGGCTGATGGGTGTTGAGCCGCCTCCGGAACAGCCCTTCGAAACCGCGGCGCTGACCCCGCTGGCCCGTTCCTTCTATGGTGAGAACAAGCGTGTTTCGAACGCCAAATTGAAAGCTGCGGGCTATAGCTTTAGCTTTCCGAATTACCCCGTGTCGCTTGCACAATTGTGGCAGAGCGGACGGTGGCGCGGTTAG
- a CDS encoding histidine phosphatase family protein, which translates to MYGLYITHPQVKIDPNLAVPKWGLSEIGEARARKAAESSWVRQLRRIVSSDETKAIETAEILSATAHVAVEIRHGMHENDRSATGFLPPPEFEKAADRFFAHPQDSFRGWERAADAQQRIVSAFDAVLADHDPNEAIAFIGHGGVGTLLKCHLESRAIARERDQPPGGGNLYCFSLADRRLSCDWTPMEYWHGWM; encoded by the coding sequence ATGTACGGGCTGTACATCACCCACCCGCAAGTGAAAATCGATCCGAACCTCGCGGTGCCCAAATGGGGTTTATCCGAGATCGGCGAGGCTCGCGCGCGCAAGGCGGCAGAAAGCAGCTGGGTGAGGCAGCTGCGCCGTATTGTTTCTAGCGACGAGACGAAAGCCATCGAGACCGCTGAAATTCTGTCCGCGACGGCTCATGTGGCCGTCGAAATCCGGCATGGCATGCATGAGAACGACCGGTCTGCAACGGGATTCCTGCCGCCTCCGGAGTTCGAGAAAGCCGCCGACCGGTTCTTCGCGCATCCGCAAGATAGTTTCAGAGGCTGGGAGCGTGCCGCCGATGCGCAGCAGCGCATCGTTTCGGCCTTCGACGCTGTTCTTGCCGACCACGATCCCAACGAGGCAATCGCCTTTATCGGGCATGGCGGGGTCGGCACGCTGCTCAAATGCCATCTTGAGAGCCGCGCCATCGCACGCGAGCGCGATCAGCCGCCCGGCGGCGGCAATCTCTATTGTTTCAGCCTTGCGGACCGGCGCTTATCATGCGACTGGACGCCCATGGAATACTGGCACGGATGGATGTGA
- a CDS encoding glutathione S-transferase family protein encodes MPTLYHHPMSSASRFVRLILSEYGFQADLIEEQPWEKRRDFLALNPAGTLPVYVDDSMRALCGATVISEYLDETHGVLKRDRRLLAEDPFQRAEIRRLGEWFMQKMETDVTRPLARERVYKLQMSADQGGGAPDSKILRTARANIRQHMKYLTWLAGSRQWLAGDRMSYGDLAAAASLSILDYLGEIDWTESPVAKDWYQRMKSRPSFRPLLTERVRGLTPVSHYADLDF; translated from the coding sequence ATGCCGACGCTTTATCATCATCCTATGTCATCCGCTTCACGCTTCGTCCGGTTGATTCTGAGCGAGTATGGCTTTCAGGCAGATCTCATTGAAGAGCAACCCTGGGAAAAGCGGCGCGACTTTCTGGCGCTCAATCCTGCCGGTACCCTGCCTGTCTATGTCGACGACAGCATGCGCGCTCTTTGCGGCGCGACCGTCATTTCGGAATATCTCGATGAAACGCATGGCGTGCTGAAGCGCGACCGGCGGCTTCTTGCGGAGGATCCTTTCCAGCGCGCGGAAATTCGCCGCCTCGGTGAATGGTTCATGCAGAAGATGGAGACGGACGTGACACGGCCCCTTGCGCGCGAACGCGTGTACAAGCTGCAGATGAGCGCAGATCAGGGCGGCGGAGCACCGGATTCGAAGATCCTGCGCACGGCACGCGCCAACATCCGCCAGCATATGAAATACCTGACCTGGCTTGCCGGTTCGCGGCAGTGGCTGGCAGGAGATCGCATGAGCTATGGCGACCTCGCCGCGGCCGCTTCGCTGTCGATCCTCGACTATCTCGGCGAGATCGACTGGACGGAATCGCCGGTCGCCAAGGATTGGTACCAGCGCATGAAATCACGACCGTCCTTCCGCCCGCTGCTGACGGAGCGGGTGCGTGGGCTCACACCGGTCTCTCACTACGCAGACCTGGATTTCTGA
- the pmtA gene encoding phospholipid N-methyltransferase PmtA, with product MALRLKERLGKKFDEEIRFFKGMMQGPKTVGSIVPTSSITARKMASIVNLNSGLPVLELGPGTGAITKAILGRGVKPENLVAIEYSTDFYEHLVRLYPSVRFINGDAFNLDKTLGDLKDQTFDSVVSAVPLLNFPMQARIALLESLLDRIPAGRPVVQISYGPVSPIIARPERYHIQHFDFIVRNIPPAQLWIYRRS from the coding sequence AAGGGCATGATGCAGGGGCCGAAAACGGTCGGCTCCATCGTTCCCACCTCCTCCATCACCGCCCGCAAGATGGCAAGCATCGTCAACCTGAATTCTGGCCTCCCGGTTCTTGAACTCGGTCCTGGCACGGGCGCGATCACCAAAGCGATCCTCGGGCGCGGAGTGAAGCCGGAAAATCTCGTCGCCATCGAATATTCGACGGATTTCTACGAGCATCTCGTTCGCCTCTACCCCAGTGTCCGCTTCATCAATGGCGACGCCTTCAACCTCGACAAGACGCTCGGCGACCTCAAGGATCAGACATTCGATTCCGTCGTTTCGGCCGTGCCGCTGCTGAATTTCCCGATGCAGGCGCGAATTGCCCTTCTCGAAAGCCTGCTCGACCGTATTCCGGCAGGAAGGCCGGTCGTACAGATTTCCTATGGTCCCGTCTCGCCGATCATCGCACGGCCGGAGCGCTACCACATCCAGCATTTCGATTTTATCGTCCGCAATATTCCGCCGGCACAACTGTGGATCTACCGACGCAGCTGA